The Oceanicaulis alexandrii DSM 11625 DNA segment CGATGAGCATGCCGAACTTGTCATCAAGCAGTGGTGCCGCCTCCACCCAAATCGAGAGTCAAAAGGCGACATAGTCGGTATCGACTATCTGCAGCGCTCACACGAAGAGATGGTGGCCAGACGCGAAGAAGAAAGGGAGGTCTATGCAAACCTCCTTGAAGCACTCTCGAACGACGAAATCGCAGATATTGACACACTGTTCTACATGGGGCGCGATGTTCGCTATGGCGAGCACTACGAGGCAATGCTAGAGGCAAATAAGCGTGAACACGACATCACCAACGATCGCATGGTCAGCCTGAGCCACGTTCTGTCCAAGACGAGTTTTGCCCATGAGTTAGCAAAAGGGCTTGATCGTGTGGGCAGATCAGATCTCGCTGAGCACCTTCGGAAATTTGCGGAGCCGTCCTAAGCTTGATCTTCAGCAGGATCATAGAACAAGTAATCCCAGTCAAAATTGTCGGCCTCTAGGTCAACTAGACTCTCGACAAAGCTCCAACCGATCTGGCCATCGTTGTACTCAACCGTTTGGCCTGCTGCATAAGAGTTCTTGAGCACTTCTAAGTGTCTCGCAGCAAATGCGCCCCAAGCTTCGAATCCAATCAGCTTTTGATTTCGTTTAGAAATTTCTTCGCGCAAAACGCTCCAACCATGGAGCCCCTCGATGTGAGGGTTACAGAACGGTTCGAGAAGGGACCTAGCTACCCGTGTCTGCGCGAAGCATGCTGCAGAGTTACCATCAGGGCCGAACTCGGAATTAATGCGGAATAGCGCTTCTTGAAAGCGGGTGGCCTTCTTTACACTACCCAGCTCGAACAAAAGCGAGTCGAGCTGCTGGAATGGTGCAAAATTGACCAGCGTCAACATGTAGGGCGCGAGGGACAGCTCCCACCCATCTTTCCAAAGAAAAGCGAAGCCAGTCAGCCCATGACTTTCACCTTCTGCGGCCAGCATCCGAAGGGATGATTTCATTTGATTTTCGAGCGGGACAAACCGTTCGCGGTCATCAGAGCCTGCCTGCAAGTCATGATCGTAGAGGCAGATATGATGGCCACCCAAGTAGTGTGCTGAGATTTTTGGAGTCGATCCATTCGGCACCAAAGTATTGACGTTTAACGTGCGTAGCCGGATACCATCGCACGTTTCTACCGGCTCCAAACACAGCATTTTCCGCTTTCGCCACAGGATCTCTTGCATAACGTAGCGTCGAATTAGGGTCGGCCAATCCGGGGAAATAACTACACCCATGATGTCCGCATCTGCCATGAAGGGCAGTTGCGACTTTATTTCGCCGCTGTAAGCACCGATTTCAGTCCCAGCCTCACGCGTTGCCTGAGAGAAGTTTTTTAGTTCAACAACTAAAATGCCCTCGGATTCTGCTTCGTACAGAACAAAATCAGGCTTCAGGATCTCGCCCTTGGTGTCAGAAATGTTCTTATTGGCCGACAGGACACTGGTACAGTAAGAGTATTCCAGAACATAATTAAACGACTCGCCGATGGCGCGTTCGTCTTCCGTTTTCCAATTCGCATCTTCAATATCTTGCTGGCGGTCGATCAGATCGCCTAGCCCTACACCGTTGTCGAACTGCCCTTGCAGCCAGTCTTGCATTTTGCTTTCATTTTCAAAAATGGGCATCATAAACCTCCGTACAATATACGTATTTACACTGATGCTCGAAATTAGTGGTGCGGACGGGGGGACTCGAACCCCCACGGGCGCAATGCCCAACGGATTTTCTTACCTGCCACGCCTTTCGACGCCACCCGGAAATCGGGTGTTTGGGGTCTGGACTATCCCTTCATCATACCCCGGCAAGCCGGAGCTTAGACGCCGCCCGTCTAGTCTCTACACCTTCCGCCGGCACAAAGGTGCCGATGGCTTGGCTCGGGATTAGCATGGAGCGCGAGCCCTTTAGCCTTCCCCGAATTTGAGCGGTTCTACGTCCGGAGTTTCCTCCGGCGCACTCAAATTGCTTAAGTCCGGTGCGTCTACCAATTCCGCCACGTCCGCACGGAGAGATCAAACCGAATGCCACACTGGTATAGCGGGAACACGAGTTGTTTTTAAAGAGGAAATTGCTCTAGTCAGTATCTTTTACACGTTTTCTTTTTGGCTTTCGGACATTTACCGCTGCAGTATCGATGCTGTCGGCAATGTGGGCCGCATAGTATTTTTGAATCATCTCAACGCTGGTGCGGCAGTTTTTGGCGATCTGGTAGATGTCCGCACCTTCTGACAGTCGCATACAGATATAAGTATGGCGCAACGAATAGGCGGTCCTGCGCTGTCCCTCGCGATCAAATTTGAGGCCTTCTTCCTCAAGGATACGGTTTAGCAGCTCCGCATGACTTTTCGGGAAAAGCAGATCATCTGGCTCCGGGTTATTGCGTTCAACCAGCCGCTCGAAGGGGCGCACGGCCCCCGGCATGCTTTTGCAATACCCCACGCCGCGCTTGCCGCGTACGGAGATCAGCAAGATCGTTTCATCGGTCGCCTCATCTTCGACGACCTCCACATCCCGGTATTCAAGCCGTTTGATTTCGTCAGGCCGCAGGCCCGTGTTTGCCATTAGAAGCACGTAGTCATGCAACTGCTCGCATGACCAGCGGTGATGCGCCCGCCTTGTCGCCTTCGCTCGGCGGCGCGTAGCCTCATACAGCTGCCTGTATTCGTCAGGCGAGAACCACGCCCTGCGCGTGATTTTAGAACTCGCCCGATAAGGCGTCGAAAGATCCGGCAGGCGATCAAGCCAGCCATGACGCACGGCCGTCTTCAAAGTCTGCCGAAGTGCGACGATTTCCTGATGGATTGTATTGCGATTGGGGCGTTGGTTAGGATCGGGCTTATGAAATGGCTTCAGTACGTGGTTGGTCTGGCGATAAATCCGGTATTCCTGCACCAAGCCCGGCGTGATTTCCGATAGACCTTTTTCGCCAAAAAAGGGGATGAGGTAGTTATCTAACTTCTTCATCATTCCTTGGACGTAGCGCTCTGAGCGCTGACCCTCGGTGATCACCTCATACTCGCGCCGGAATTGCTCGGCGGCCTGTTTAAAGGTCTTCTCGTTTTTCAGATTTCCATCTCGTGCCCGCCCGCGGAGATCAAGATACCAATCTTCGGCGAACTCCTTGGCCAGCTGAAGGCTCTCTTCCTTCGTGCTCATCCGGCGGTTTTTCCCCTTCAGATAAGCCGAGCACTGCCAATAGCGGCTATTAGGCCGCTTATAGACGTGGAGCTTTCCGCCAAAGAGGGTGTGATGTTCTGCCATGAGAACAATAATAGAACACTTTTCCGCAAAGCGCAAGAAGTGTGTAAGGTATGTGTAAGATATTTTCGGGCGCCTGATGCGCCCGAAAATGATTTAACTAATTGATATATAATGATTTATTATTTAGTCGGAGATGGGCTTTAAAGATTTTAAGTCCGGTGCGTCTACCAATTCCGCCACGCCCGCATGCGCGCCTTAATCAGACACTGTGTCTTCTGAATACGAAACGGGCCGGACTTTTCCAAGTCCGGCCCGCTGTCATTGCGCAGAAGGAT contains these protein-coding regions:
- a CDS encoding tyrosine-type recombinase/integrase is translated as MAEHHTLFGGKLHVYKRPNSRYWQCSAYLKGKNRRMSTKEESLQLAKEFAEDWYLDLRGRARDGNLKNEKTFKQAAEQFRREYEVITEGQRSERYVQGMMKKLDNYLIPFFGEKGLSEITPGLVQEYRIYRQTNHVLKPFHKPDPNQRPNRNTIHQEIVALRQTLKTAVRHGWLDRLPDLSTPYRASSKITRRAWFSPDEYRQLYEATRRRAKATRRAHHRWSCEQLHDYVLLMANTGLRPDEIKRLEYRDVEVVEDEATDETILLISVRGKRGVGYCKSMPGAVRPFERLVERNNPEPDDLLFPKSHAELLNRILEEEGLKFDREGQRRTAYSLRHTYICMRLSEGADIYQIAKNCRTSVEMIQKYYAAHIADSIDTAAVNVRKPKRKRVKDTD